ACCACCCACACCCGGCTGCCGGCCTCCAGCGTCAAGAAGCAGCCTGACTCTCCAGCGGGGTCCACGGCCTCCGAAGAgaagaaagagccagagaaggaGAAGGCGCTGGTGGCTGGCGACATGGAGAAGAAGAtcaaggaggagggagaggatgcCCCTGAGAAGTTTGAGCCCACCGCCCTCTACCAATACCTCCGTGAAGAGGACCTGGATGACAGCCCCAAGGGGGGCGTCGACATCCTCAAGTCCCTCGAGAACACCGTCTCCACAGCCATCAGCAAGGCCCAGAACGgtgcaccctcctggggtggctACCCCAGCATCCACGCGGCCTACCAGCTGCCGGGCACCGTGAAGCCACTTCAGGTGGCCGTGCAGAGCGTGCAGGTGCAGCCATCCTACGCCAGCAGCGTGAAGTCGCTGTCCTCGGCAGAGCACAGTGCCCTCCTGCACTCCCCGGGGAACCTCACGCCCCCACCCCACAAGAGCAACGTGTCTGCCATGGAGGAGTTGGTGGAGAAGGTCACAGGCAAGGTCAGCATCAAGAAGGAGGAGAGACCCACTGAGAAGGAGAAAAGTGCCCCGGCCAAGGCTGTGTCCCCTGTGGCAAAAGAGAATAAAGATTTCCCTAAGACGGAGGAAGTTGGTGGCAAGCAACAGAAGAAGGGCCCTGATACCGAGACTGGGAAGGCCAAAAAGGAGGGTCTGGTGGATGCCCACACCCCAAATGGCACAGAGCCTCTCAAAGCCAAGGTCACCAACGGCTGCAACAACCTGGGGATCATCACAGACCACTCACCAGAGCCTTCCTTCATCAACCCACTGAGTGCTTTGCAGTCCATCATGAACACCCACCTGGGCAAGGTGTCCAAGCCTGTGAGCCCCTCCCTGGACCCGCTGGCCATGCTATATAAGATTAGCAACAGCATGCTGGATAAGCCCGTCTACCCCAGTGCCCCGGTGAAGCAGGCAGATGCCATTGACCGCTACTACTATGAAAACAGCGACCAACCCATTGACCTGACCAAGTCCAAGAACAAGCCCCTCGTGTCCAGTGTGGCCGACTCAGTCTCGTCACCTCTCCGGGAGAGTGCGCTCATGGACATCTCCGACATGGTAAAGAACCTCACAGGCCGTCTGACCCCCAAGTCCTCCACCCCCTCCACAGTGTCGGAGAAGTCAGACGCCGATGGCAGCAGCTTCGAGGAGGCACTGGATGAGCTGTCGCCTGTCCACAAGAGGAAGGGGCGGCAGTCCAACTGGAACCCGCAGCACCTGCTCATCCTGCAGGCCCAGTTTGCCTCGAGCTTGCGAGAGACAGCAGAGGGCAAGTACATCATGTCCGATTTGGGCCCTCAGGAGCGGGTGCACATCTCCAAATTCACCGGCCTTTCCATGACTACCATCAGCCACTGGCTGGCCAATGTCAAGTACCAGCTGAGGAGGACAGGGGGGACGAAATTCCTGAAGAACCTGGACACAGGTCATCCTGTTTTCTTTTGCAACGATTGTGCCTCTCAATTCCGAACTGCTTCTACATACGTAAGTCATCTGGAGACGCACTTGGGCTTCAGCCTGAAGGATCTCTCCAAGCTGCCACTCAATCAGATTCAAGAACAGCAGAATGTTTCAAAAGTCCTCGCAAACAAGACGTTGGGCCCGCTGGGGGCTGCCGAGGAAGACTTGGGCTCCACATTCCAATGTAAGCTCTGCAACCGGACTTTTGCGAGCAAGCACGCGGTCAAACTGCACCTCAGCAAGACGCATGGCAAGTCCCCGGAGGACCACCTGATCTATGTGACCGAGTTGGAGAGACAGTAGCGTCCAGGTATGCAAGTGACTGTCAAACATTGCACTAAACGTCCCTGTACTGCACTAGGCCTGGCCTGAGCCTCTAAAatcagtcttttcctttgttgctgAACTGCCTATCTGGACCTTGGTTTTTCTTACACATATTTTGTAGTTATATTTATATGCTCTTTGTCTGATCTGtgcatgttatttttctttttctgtgagtcAAAGTCTGACCTTTATTTTCAACATCTGTTCTTGATGTTAAGCTATCTTTTGTAGGAAATAGTGGGGCACACTACTCAGAGACATTATTTAGCAGtaaagaaagacacaaataacaatgATAAAAAGACATCCTAAAATTACAAGTTGCCATG
Above is a window of Cynocephalus volans isolate mCynVol1 chromosome 13, mCynVol1.pri, whole genome shotgun sequence DNA encoding:
- the TSHZ1 gene encoding teashirt homolog 1, which translates into the protein MPRRKQQAPRRSAAYVPEEELKAAEIDEERVGDDGLSLDVQESEHTCNEETEIREAQSYQDSPVSTATNLDAGYGSPFSENSDQLAHFKSSSSREEKEDPQGPDSVSYPQDSLAQIKAVYANLFSESCWSSLALDLKKSSSTTSNNDVSQKESSAPAPTPPTSTASTASTTASTPSTSCSTSTSHSSASNSGGSGYDWHQAALAKTLQQTSSYGLLPEPSLFSTVQLYRQNNKLYGSVFTGASKFRCKDCSAAYDTLVELTVHMNETGHYRDDNRDKDSEKTKRWSKPRKRSLMEMEGKEDAQKVLKCMYCGHSFESLQDLSVHMIKTKHYQKVPLKEPVPAITKLVPSTKKRALQDLVSPCSPEPAGVATEVTLSESAKDQKVANPYVTPNNRYGYQNGASYTWQFEARKAQILKCMECGSSHDTLQQLTAHMMVTGHFLKVTTSASKKGKQLVLDPVVEEKIQSIPLPPTTHTRLPASSVKKQPDSPAGSTASEEKKEPEKEKALVAGDMEKKIKEEGEDAPEKFEPTALYQYLREEDLDDSPKGGVDILKSLENTVSTAISKAQNGAPSWGGYPSIHAAYQLPGTVKPLQVAVQSVQVQPSYASSVKSLSSAEHSALLHSPGNLTPPPHKSNVSAMEELVEKVTGKVSIKKEERPTEKEKSAPAKAVSPVAKENKDFPKTEEVGGKQQKKGPDTETGKAKKEGLVDAHTPNGTEPLKAKVTNGCNNLGIITDHSPEPSFINPLSALQSIMNTHLGKVSKPVSPSLDPLAMLYKISNSMLDKPVYPSAPVKQADAIDRYYYENSDQPIDLTKSKNKPLVSSVADSVSSPLRESALMDISDMVKNLTGRLTPKSSTPSTVSEKSDADGSSFEEALDELSPVHKRKGRQSNWNPQHLLILQAQFASSLRETAEGKYIMSDLGPQERVHISKFTGLSMTTISHWLANVKYQLRRTGGTKFLKNLDTGHPVFFCNDCASQFRTASTYVSHLETHLGFSLKDLSKLPLNQIQEQQNVSKVLANKTLGPLGAAEEDLGSTFQCKLCNRTFASKHAVKLHLSKTHGKSPEDHLIYVTELERQ